A window of Platichthys flesus chromosome 23, fPlaFle2.1, whole genome shotgun sequence contains these coding sequences:
- the LOC133949159 gene encoding shaker-related potassium channel tsha2: MTVVPGENLDETVALAALSARDRYDPEPADNQDCCERVVINVSGLRFETQLKTLAQFPCTLLGNPRRRMRFFDPLRNEYFFDRNRPSFDAILYYYQSGGRLRRPVNVPVDIFMEEIKFYELGEEVIENFKEDEGFIKEEERPLPENEFQRQVWLLFEYPESSGPARGIAIVSVLVILISIVIFCLETLPEFREEARPLDEHLLVNGTARVKKPNPFTDPFFIVETLCIIWFSFELLVRFLACPSKPAFFKNIMNTIDIVAIMPYFITLGLELAEHQGNGQQAMSLAILRVIRLVRVFRIFKLSRHSKGLQILGQTLKASMRELGLLIFFLFIGVILFSSAVYFAETDDPESGFTSIPDAFWWAVVSMTTVGYGDMCPVTIGGKIVGSLCAIAGVLTIALPVPVIVSNFNYFYHRETEHEEQLQYTHVTCGQRPPRFGEFQRNDSNPSLCKSDYLGSEDADSIKYTNCSPHKACTGKLTDV; the protein is encoded by the coding sequence ATGACCGTGGTGCCCGGAGAGAACCTGGATGAGACGGTGGCACTGGCCGCGCTGTCCGCCCGGGACCGGTACGACCCGGAGCCGGCCGACAACCAGGACTGCTGCGAGCGGGTGGTCATCAACGTCTCCGGGCTGCGCTTCGAGACGCAGCTGAAGACGCTCGCGCAGTTCCCGTGCACGCTGCTGGGGAACCCGCGCAGGAGGATGCGCTTCTTCGACCCGCTGAGGAACGAGTACTTCTTCGACCGGAACCGACCCAGCTTCGACGCCATCCTCTACTACTACCAGTCCGGGGGGCGGCTGCGCAGACCCGTCAACGTGCCCGTGGACATCTTCATGGAGGAGATTAAATTCTACGAACTTGGCGAAGAGGTGATCGAGAATTTCAAGGAGGACGAGGGCTTCAtcaaggaggaggagcggcCGCTGCCGGAGAACGAGTTCCAGCGGCAGGTGTGGCTCCTGTTCGAGTACCCGGAGAGCTCCGGACCCGCGCGGGGCATCGCCATCGTGTCCGTGCTCGTGATCCTCATCTCCATCGTGATCTTCTGCCTGGAGACTTTACCGGAGTTCAGAGAGGAGGCGCGTCCGCTGGACGAGCACCTGCTGGTGAACGGGACCGCGCGCGTAAAGAAGCCGAACCCGTTCACGGACCCGTTCTTCATCGTGGAGACTCTGTGCATCATCTGGTTCTCCTTCGAGCTGCTCGTGCGGTTCCTGGCGTGCCCGAGCAAACCCGCGTTCTTCAAGAACATCATGAACACCATCGACATCGTGGCCATCATGCCGTACTTCATCACCCTGGGGCTGGAGCTGGCCGAGCACCAGGGCAACGGGCAGCAGGCCATGTCCCTGGCCATCCTGAGGGTCATCCGCCTGGTGCGGGTCTTCAGGATCTTCAAGCTCTCCAGACACTCCAAGGGGCTCCAGATCCTGGGCCAGACCCTGAAGGCCAGCATGCGGGAGCTGGGCCtgctcatcttcttcctcttcatcggGGTCATCCTCTTCTCCAGCGCCGTGTACTTCGCGGAGACCGACGACCCGGAGTCGGGGTTCACCAGCATCCCGGACGCCTTCTGGTGGGCGGTGGTGTCCATGACCACGGTGGGCTACGGGGACATGTGTCCGGTCACCATCGGGGGGAAGATCGTGGGCTCGCTGTGCGCCATCGCCGGTGTGCTCACCATCGCGCTGCCGGTGCCGGTCATCGTGTCCAACTTCAACTACTTCTACCACCGGGAGACGGAGCACGAGGAGCAGCTGCAGTACACGCACGTGACCTGCGGGCAGCGGCCGCCGCGGTTCGGGGAGTTCCAGAGGAACGACAGCAACCCGTCCCTGTGCAAGTCCGACTACCTGGGCAGCGAGGACGCGGACTCCATCAAGTACACCAACTGCAGCCCGCACAAGGCGTGCACGGGCAAGCTCACCGACGTGTGA
- the kcna1b gene encoding potassium voltage-gated channel subfamily A member 1, with protein sequence MTVVSTDNMDETSTLPGHPQDLYPPDDDHDDHDCCERVVINISGLRFETQLKTLAQFPETLLGNPKKRMRYFDPLRNEYFFDRNRPSFDAILYYYQSGGRLRRPVNVPLDMFSEEIKFYELGAEAMEKFREDEGFIREEERPLPEKEFQRQIWLLFEHPESSGPARGIAIVSVMVILISIVIFCLETLPELKEDASGRMRVVGNTTVFYKPNVLTDPFFVVETLCIIWFSFELIVRFFACPSKAAFFKNMMNSIDIVAIIPYFITLGTELADDQENNKEGKGGGEQATSLAILRVIRLVRVFRIFKLSRHSKGLQILGQTLKASMRELGLLIFFLFIGVILFSSAVYFAEAEEKESFFTSIPDAFWWAVVSMTTVGYGDMYPVTIGGKIVGSLCAIAGVLTIALPVPVIVSNFNYFYHRETEGEEQAQLLNVSNQNLASDTNSSRRSSSAVSKSEYMEIDEDMNNSIDNFREANLRTANCTAPSQNHVNKGKLLTDV encoded by the coding sequence ATGACTGTGGTGTCCACAGACAACATGGATGAGACCTCCACCCTCCCGGGTCATCCACAGGACCTCTACCCGCCCGATGACGACCACGATGACCACGACTGCTGCGAGCGGGTCGTCATCAACATCTCGGGGCTGCGCTTCGAGACCCAGCTCAAAACCCTCGCCCAGTTCCCGGAGACGCTCCTCGGGAACCCGAAGAAGAGGATGCGCTACTTCGACCCTTTACGAAACGAGTACTTCTTTGACCGGAACCGACCAAGCTTTGACGCCATCTTGTATTATTACCAATCCGGGGGGCGGCTGAGGAGGCCGGTCAACGTGCCTCTGGATATGTTCTCAGAGGAGATTAAATTCTACGAACTCGGCGCAGAGGCCATGGAGAAATTTCGTGAGGACGAGGGGTTTATTCGGGAAGAGGAGCGCCCCCTGCCGGAGAAGGAGTTCCAGCGGCAGATCTGGCTCCTCTTCGAGCATCCGGAGAGTTCTGGCCCGGCGCGGGGGATCGCCATCGTCTCTGTGATGGTTATTCTTATTTCAATAGTCATATTTTGTTTGGAGACACTACCTGAGCTGAAGGAGGACGCCAGCGGCCGCATGCGGGTGGTCGGAAACACGACTGTATTTTATAAACCCAACGTCCTCACGGACCCTTTCTTCGTGGTGGAGACGCTGTGCATCATCTGGTTTTCCTTTGAGTTGATAGTTCGCTTCTTCGCTTGCCCCAGCAAAGCGGCGTTCTTTAAAAACATGATGAACTCTATCGACATTGTGGCTATAATCCCGTACTTCATCACGCTGGGCACAGAGCTGGCGGACGACCAGGAGAACAACAAGGAGGGTaaaggaggaggggagcaggCCACGTCTCTGGCCATCCTCAGGGTGATCCGCCTGGTGAGGGTCTTCAGGATCTTTAAACTGTCCCGGCACTCCAAGGGGCTCCAGATCCTGGGCCAGACCCTGAAGGCCAGCATGCGGGAGCTGGGCCtgctcatcttcttcctcttcatcggaGTGATTTTGTTCTCCAGCGCCGTGTACTTTGCAGAGGCCGAGGAGAAGGAGTCGTTCTTCACCAGCATCCCGGACGCCTTCTGGTGGGCGGTGGTGTCCATGACCACGGTGGGCTACGGGGACATGTACCCGGTGACCATCGGGGGGAAGATCGTGGGCTCGCTGTGCGCCATCGCCGGCGTGCTCACCATCGCGCTGCCGGTGCCGGTCATCGTGTCCAACTTCAACTACTTCTACCACCGGGAGACGGAGGGCGAGGAGCAGGCCCAGCTGCTCAACGTGAGCAACCAGAACCTGGCGTCGGACACCAACTCCAGCCGCCGCAGCTCGTCGGCCGTCAGCAAGTCGGAGTACATGGAGATCGACGAGGACATGAACAACAGCATCGATAACTTTAGGGAAGCGAACCTTAGAACTGCCAACTGCACGGCTCCGAGCCAGAACCATGTGAACAAGGGGAAACTTCTCACCGACGTGTGA